A window from Salmo trutta chromosome 29, fSalTru1.1, whole genome shotgun sequence encodes these proteins:
- the LOC115167089 gene encoding proteasome subunit alpha type-1 → MFRNQYDNDVTVWSPQGRIHQIEYAMEAVKQGSATVGLKSRSHAVLVALKRAQSELAAHQKKILHVDSHIGISIAGLTADARLLCNFMRQECLDSRFVFDRPLPVSRLVTLIGGKTQIPTQRYGRRPYGVGLLIAGYDDMGPHIFQTCPSANYFDCKAMSIGARSQSARTYLERHMDTFLDCELNDLVQHGLRGLRETLPAEQDLTTKNVSVGIVGKDMEFTIYDDGDVASFLEGLEERPQRRVAQPDDEPAAEKPEEPMEL, encoded by the exons ATG tTCCGCAACCAGTATGACAATGATGTCACAGTTTGGAGTCCACAG GGGCGTATTCATCAGATTGAATATGCTATGGAAGCAGTGAAACAAGGATCTGCCACAGTGGGTCTGAAATCTCGCAGTCATGCTGTACTTGTGGCTCTGAAG AGAGCTCAGTCCGAGTTGGCTGCCCATCAGAAGAAAATTCTACACGTCGACAGCCATATTGGCATCTCCATTGCTGGCCTCACTGCTGATGCAAGGCTACTCTG CAACTTTATGCGTCAGGAGTGCCTGGACTCCAGGTTCGTGTTTGATCGGCCTCTCCCTGTGTCCCGCTTGGTCACACTAATTGGAGGCA AAACCCAGATCCCTACACAGAGATATGGAAGAAGGCCTTATGGTGTGGGATTACTCATCGCAGGATATGAT GATATGGGGCCACACATTTTCCAGACCTGCCCCTCTGCCAACTACTTTGATTGCAAGGCCATGTCCATAGGGGCCCGCTCCCAGTCTGCACGCACCTACCTGGAAAGACATATGGACACTTTTCTCGACT GTGAACTGAATGACCTAGTTCAACATGGCCTCCGGGGACTGAGAGAAACTCTACCTGCAGAACAAGATCTTACCACAAAG AATGTGTCCGTCGGGATTGTTGGCAAGGACATGGAGTTCACCATCTACGATGATGGCGATGTGGCATCATTCCTTGAAGGCCTTGAGGAGAGGCCACAGAGAAGG GTTGCCCAGCCAGACGACGAGCCGGCAGCAGAGAAGCCAGAAGAGCCCATGGAGCTCTGA